Proteins from a single region of Paenibacillus sp. BIHB 4019:
- the bshC gene encoding bacillithiol biosynthesis cysteine-adding enzyme BshC — protein sequence MSTETYSLPSTQPLTDAYVNLTDSRVESLFGYHPGRKGDWELRAKRLAESAGARAEAASVAAVLRDYNSKWNAAPEALAAIDAIAEGAPVIVGGQQAGLWSGPLLVIHKAVSIIGAARHAEQLLGRKVAAVFWIAGEDHDWDEANHAYVLTADQGLRKLAAARPEGARTSVSRTAIDANTWAELLAELEQALPHSDFKPEILQQLGQITEQAQSLSEMFAGVISCLLSKQGLVIMDADDPQLRKLEAPMFEKLITHNDELEQAYTAAANQVKELGYPLQVDVTPGSANLFVFQTNKGQERTLLYKQEGSFQSRKGDYSLTKEQLLDMARQQPEQLSNNVLTRPLMQDYLFPVLGTVLGGAEIAYWAITGEAFRKLDMEMPLVLPRISFTLVEGTVAKHMSKYELTLEDVAVRFEERKQQWLAEQDQLSIDEKFAAAKQAFEDLYAPLLDLAASVQPGLAKLGDTNRQKIIEQITFLETRTKDAHEKQYEAAIRQLDRIALSLWPSGKPQERVLNMIAYWNRYGTSWLDKLLEAPFSPLGGHQIIYL from the coding sequence ATGTCTACCGAAACTTATTCATTGCCAAGCACCCAGCCGCTCACGGATGCCTATGTGAACCTGACGGACTCAAGGGTTGAGTCCTTGTTTGGCTATCATCCGGGTCGCAAGGGCGATTGGGAGCTGCGTGCCAAGCGGCTTGCAGAATCGGCGGGCGCAAGGGCGGAAGCGGCGTCAGTCGCTGCTGTGCTGCGTGATTACAATAGCAAATGGAACGCTGCGCCCGAGGCGCTGGCTGCCATTGATGCGATTGCGGAAGGTGCGCCGGTTATCGTTGGCGGCCAGCAGGCTGGACTATGGTCTGGACCTCTTCTCGTTATACATAAAGCCGTATCGATTATCGGCGCAGCCCGCCATGCCGAGCAGCTGCTTGGGAGAAAGGTCGCTGCCGTATTCTGGATTGCTGGAGAGGATCATGACTGGGACGAAGCGAACCATGCCTATGTGCTAACCGCTGACCAAGGGCTGCGCAAGCTTGCGGCTGCCCGTCCGGAAGGGGCAAGAACATCAGTTAGCCGGACGGCTATTGATGCTAATACGTGGGCTGAGCTGCTGGCCGAGCTGGAACAGGCGCTGCCTCATTCCGATTTTAAGCCGGAAATTCTTCAGCAGCTGGGGCAAATTACGGAGCAGGCGCAATCGTTATCGGAAATGTTTGCCGGTGTAATCAGCTGCTTGCTGAGCAAGCAAGGCCTAGTTATTATGGATGCCGATGATCCGCAGCTGCGCAAGCTGGAGGCGCCAATGTTCGAGAAGCTGATTACGCACAACGATGAGCTGGAGCAGGCGTATACAGCTGCGGCCAACCAGGTGAAGGAGCTTGGCTATCCGCTGCAGGTTGATGTAACGCCTGGCAGTGCCAATCTGTTTGTTTTCCAAACAAATAAAGGGCAGGAGCGGACGCTGCTTTATAAGCAGGAAGGAAGCTTCCAAAGCCGCAAGGGCGATTATTCGCTAACGAAGGAACAATTGCTGGACATGGCGCGGCAGCAGCCGGAGCAGCTCAGCAACAATGTGCTGACACGCCCGCTGATGCAGGATTATTTGTTCCCGGTGCTTGGAACGGTGCTGGGCGGTGCGGAAATTGCTTATTGGGCAATTACCGGAGAAGCTTTCCGCAAGCTGGATATGGAAATGCCGCTTGTATTGCCGCGTATATCCTTTACGCTTGTTGAAGGTACAGTGGCCAAGCATATGAGCAAATATGAACTGACGCTGGAGGATGTGGCGGTGCGCTTCGAGGAGCGCAAGCAGCAGTGGCTGGCGGAGCAGGACCAGCTGTCCATTGACGAGAAGTTTGCCGCAGCGAAGCAGGCGTTTGAGGATTTGTATGCGCCGCTGCTTGACTTAGCTGCTTCGGTACAACCGGGCCTTGCCAAGCTTGGCGATACGAATCGTCAGAAAATCATCGAGCAAATAACGTTTCTTGAGACGCGCACAAAGGATGCCCATGAGAAGCAATACGAGGCGGCTATTCGCCAGCTGGACCGCATTGCGCTGTCCTTGTGGCCAAGCGGCAAACCGCAGGAGCGGGTGCTGAATATGATCGCTTATTGGAACCGTTACGGAACCTCGTGGCTCGACAAGCTGCTGGAAGCTCCTTTTTCCCCGCTGGGCGGTCATCAAATCATTTATTTATAA
- a CDS encoding DUF3397 domain-containing protein, giving the protein MGIIWESIKHFYAYMAVIPVIPFLLIYFGYGAIIQDRKKAFRLAMDVTTALLIGCVAVLLDSLFNNSFGLYGILLFMLIGGGLLGNAQFRKRGSVNVKRIFRAVWRLGFFTMSMLYLLLMFIAIGQSIFSI; this is encoded by the coding sequence ATGGGGATAATATGGGAGAGCATCAAGCATTTTTATGCCTATATGGCGGTTATTCCGGTAATACCTTTTCTCCTGATTTATTTTGGCTACGGCGCAATTATACAAGACCGCAAAAAAGCTTTTCGTCTGGCAATGGATGTGACGACTGCGCTGCTGATCGGCTGCGTGGCTGTACTGCTTGATTCCTTGTTCAATAATTCTTTTGGATTATATGGCATTTTATTGTTTATGCTGATTGGCGGCGGCTTGCTGGGCAACGCCCAGTTCCGCAAACGCGGCAGCGTCAATGTGAAAAGAATATTCCGCGCCGTATGGCGGCTTGGATTTTTCACGATGAGCATGCTTTATCTGCTGCTTATGTTTATTGCCATCGGGCAATCTATATTTTCGATCTAA
- a CDS encoding 2-dehydropantoate 2-reductase codes for MHIAIVGGGALGLLHAAKLASAQAKVTVWTRTEQQSVLLAEEGIRLLELDEAGGAGETSPQPAKVARVHSRSLNAAATEAKADCAGQQQAPDWIIVTVKQADLTRELLRDIRKLAGAAAAVLFLQNGIGHLELAAEELPELPLFIGVTTEGALRQDERTVRHTGRGQLSLGPAPLNRQAAGKKDENQQLMLQNTLQLAGFTVLLSKTMNNRVYEKLLINAIINPLTAIFDVTNGELPQHSARLRLMRALYEETNKILRAAGGAELEEGAWERVLAVCAATSANVSSMLSDVRAGRPTEVQWINGGVSSLARRVGMESPLNDAMSEMVRHLQDDRR; via the coding sequence ATGCATATCGCCATAGTAGGCGGAGGAGCGCTGGGACTGCTTCATGCAGCGAAGCTGGCCTCTGCGCAAGCCAAGGTTACGGTATGGACGCGCACAGAGCAGCAGTCCGTTCTACTGGCGGAAGAAGGCATTCGCTTGCTGGAGCTTGACGAAGCGGGCGGAGCCGGGGAAACGTCACCGCAGCCTGCAAAGGTAGCAAGGGTACATAGCAGAAGCTTAAATGCGGCAGCAACTGAAGCAAAGGCTGACTGCGCGGGGCAGCAGCAGGCGCCAGATTGGATCATCGTCACCGTCAAGCAGGCGGATTTGACGAGAGAGCTGCTTCGCGACATAAGGAAGCTCGCTGGGGCTGCTGCTGCCGTTCTTTTTTTACAAAATGGCATCGGACATCTGGAGCTGGCAGCGGAGGAGCTTCCGGAGCTGCCTTTATTTATTGGGGTTACGACCGAAGGGGCGCTGCGCCAAGATGAACGAACGGTCCGGCATACCGGCAGGGGGCAGCTTTCGCTTGGCCCAGCGCCATTAAATAGACAAGCAGCGGGCAAAAAGGATGAAAATCAACAATTAATGTTGCAAAATACGTTGCAATTGGCAGGATTTACGGTGTTGCTGTCGAAGACAATGAACAATCGAGTTTATGAGAAGCTCCTCATTAATGCGATCATTAATCCGCTTACAGCTATATTTGATGTGACGAACGGCGAGCTGCCTCAGCATTCGGCAAGGCTGCGGCTCATGCGAGCTTTATATGAGGAAACAAATAAGATATTACGAGCGGCAGGCGGTGCGGAGCTTGAAGAGGGCGCTTGGGAGAGAGTGCTTGCTGTCTGCGCGGCTACTTCAGCCAATGTTTCATCGATGCTTAGCGATGTGCGGGCGGGCCGTCCAACTGAAGTGCAATGGATTAATGGCGGCGTTTCCAGCCTTGCGAGACGTGTGGGCATGGAATCGCCGCTGAACGATGCCATGAGCGAAATGGTTCGTCATTTGCAGGATGATCGGCGATAG